Proteins co-encoded in one Bacillus paramycoides genomic window:
- the atpE gene encoding F0F1 ATP synthase subunit C, with product MSLGVIAAAIAIGLSALGAGIGNGLIVSRTIEGVARQPELKGALQTIMFIGVALVEALPIIGVVIAFIVMNK from the coding sequence ATGAGTTTAGGTGTAATCGCAGCTGCAATTGCAATTGGTTTATCAGCATTAGGTGCAGGTATTGGTAACGGTCTTATCGTATCACGTACAATCGAAGGTGTTGCTCGTCAACCAGAACTAAAAGGCGCACTTCAAACAATTATGTTCATCGGGGTTGCTTTAGTTGAGGCACTTCCAATCATCGGTGTAGTTATTGCTTTCATCGTAATGAACAAATAA
- the atpB gene encoding F0F1 ATP synthase subunit A yields MEHGRLVEFLGLTFDLSSVMMVTVAAVIVFLIAVIGTRSLALRPTGMQNFMEWVFDFVKGIINSTMDWKTGGRFLTLGVTLIMFIIVSNFLGLPFMYSATEAGEHIAWWRSPTSDPAVTLTLAVMVVTLTHYYGIKMKGTKEYVKGYFQPMKFLFPLKVIEEFANTLTLGLRLFGNIYAGEILLGLLAKLGGASFLGALGALVPMLAWMGFSVFVGSIQAFIFVMLTMVYMAHKVSHDH; encoded by the coding sequence GTGGAACACGGTAGATTAGTTGAATTTCTAGGTTTAACGTTCGATTTGTCGTCAGTTATGATGGTTACTGTAGCAGCAGTTATTGTTTTCTTAATCGCTGTTATCGGAACTCGCAGCTTAGCTCTTCGCCCAACAGGAATGCAAAACTTCATGGAATGGGTGTTTGACTTCGTGAAAGGGATTATCAATAGTACGATGGACTGGAAAACAGGTGGACGTTTCTTAACGCTTGGCGTTACGCTTATCATGTTTATCATCGTATCGAACTTCCTTGGTTTACCATTCATGTATTCAGCAACTGAAGCTGGCGAACATATTGCATGGTGGAGATCACCAACGTCTGATCCAGCAGTTACATTAACATTAGCCGTGATGGTAGTTACCCTCACCCATTATTATGGAATTAAGATGAAGGGTACGAAAGAATATGTAAAAGGTTATTTCCAACCTATGAAATTCTTATTCCCATTAAAGGTTATTGAGGAGTTTGCTAACACATTAACGTTAGGTCTTCGTTTATTCGGTAACATTTATGCAGGTGAGATCTTATTAGGATTACTTGCTAAGTTGGGCGGAGCATCATTCCTTGGCGCATTAGGTGCACTTGTACCTATGTTAGCGTGGATGGGATTCAGTGTATTCGTTGGTTCAATCCAGGCATTTATTTTCGTAATGTTAACGATGGTTTATATGGCTCATAAAGTAAGCCATGACCATTAA
- a CDS encoding ATP synthase subunit I, with product MIDVHGLVQRQKKYMYYLLALLVLGWGFTSYKDVFLGLIIGTIFSFLSLRIIARRTDKLLDRVTSGENVKFKATAVSTYSRFATIGLLILFAAKYQELIAMWGLGVGLLTGYLVMIIDFLYLEYKSREER from the coding sequence ATGATAGACGTACATGGACTTGTCCAAAGACAAAAGAAATATATGTACTACTTGCTTGCGCTTCTAGTGCTAGGATGGGGATTCACCTCTTACAAGGATGTATTTCTTGGGCTGATTATCGGGACGATTTTCAGTTTTCTTAGTTTGCGCATCATTGCACGTAGAACAGACAAGCTGCTGGATCGCGTAACAAGTGGAGAAAACGTGAAGTTTAAGGCAACAGCGGTAAGTACATATTCAAGATTCGCCACGATTGGGTTATTAATTTTATTTGCAGCCAAATATCAAGAGTTAATTGCGATGTGGGGCTTAGGTGTAGGATTGCTGACAGGATACCTTGTCATGATCATAGATTTTCTTTATTTAGAGTATAAGAGCAGGGAAGAGAGGTGA
- a CDS encoding AtpZ/AtpI family protein: MQKNDRSHIKAYALMSGILAQLVGSILVGIFGGQWIDNKVGTFPLFLIIGLLLGLGTGVYAMIRLIRHYYSGEQ; this comes from the coding sequence TTGCAAAAAAACGATCGCAGCCATATAAAAGCTTATGCTTTAATGTCAGGTATTCTTGCTCAGTTAGTCGGTTCTATTCTTGTTGGGATCTTTGGTGGGCAGTGGATTGATAATAAGGTTGGAACGTTTCCATTGTTTCTTATTATAGGGTTATTACTCGGATTAGGAACAGGGGTATACGCAATGATTCGACTCATTCGACATTACTATTCGGGAGAGCAATGA